The genomic segment TAGTTGCGTTGCAGCGCATTTCGAACCGCCCGCTTGCTCTGTATTCAAGGCCCTCTCCCTTTGGGCTGAGGCCGCACGCTTGCGAGCCATCGGCTCGCGTATCGACGAACGCCCTCACGCCAGTGCGAGGGCCGGGGCGCGGAGCGGGGGGTTGGGGTGAGGATGCTTTTCGGGCTCCATGCGTAAAACTCAGCCCTCACCCGAAGCGCTACGCGCTTCGACCTCTCCCGGAGGGAGAGGTGCTTGGATCTCTAGTTGCGTTGCAGCGCACTTCGAACTGCCCGCTCTCTTGCTGTTGGTTTCGAGCCCCTCTCTCTGGGGTGAGGCGGCACGCTTGCGAGCCATTGGCTCGCGTGTCGACGAACGCCCTCGCACCAGTGCGAGGGCCGGGGCGCGGAGCGGGGGTTGGGGTGAGGGTGCTCTTCGAGCTCCATGCGTAAAACTCGGCCCTCACCCGAAGCGCTACGCGCTTCGACCCCGGATCACGTCCGGGGCAGGCTCTCTCCCGGAGGGAGGGGTGTCTGCTTGCTGCGATCTGCAACGCGCCGCGGCATCGATCGAGCGTGCGGAAAGTCGATAGGCGATGCGGCGGTACGCCTCTTACTCCTGCGGCGCCCGCGCACTGTCGTACGGCACTGCCGTCGCGCCGCTGATCGCGCCGGTCTTCGCGCTCGTGTGCACGTACAGCGTGACTTCGCGCTTGAACTCCAGCGGACCGTCGACCACCGCATCCGGGCCGATGATCACGCGCGGGTTGCGGCGGCTGATCGTCACCGGGAACCAGTTCGACGACGGCTTGTCGATCACCAGCTTGCCGCGCACGTGCGAGCCGGTGCCGATGGTGACGTCGCCATTGACCGTTTTCACGTCGCCGGTGACCTCGGTGCCGACCATGCCGATCGCGCCGTTGACCGTCGAGACGTTGCCGTCGATGCGGCCGCCGCGGTCGACGAACACGCCGCCGCTGACGCTCTCGACGTTGCCGCCCAGCTGCGCGTCGGTGCCGACGCGGATCGCGCCGTTGACCGTGGTCAGCGATTTGGCCTGCGCACGCGCGCCGACATTGATGCCGCCGTTGACGGTTTCCATGTCCTCGACCGCGATGCCGTCGCCGGCGCGGATGCCGCCGTTGACGGTCTCCACGTCGCGCGCCTTCACGCCGTCGCCGATGCGGATGCCGCCGTTGACCGTGCTCAGGTCGCGGTAGGTCTGGCCGGCTTCGGCCTCGACACCACCGTTGACCTTGGAAATGTCCTCCTGCGCGAACGCGGCGCCGGTGGCCAGCGCAAGAGCGGCAGCGAGCAGCAGGGGGGCGGAGCGCAAGCGCGCAGGGGCAGGGGACATGGCCGTGACCTCGTGAATGGATGGGCGGGCCGGAACCCGTCGACAGGTAGCTTGCCCCCGCTTCGCTACAATCGCATCTGTCTTTCGTCACTGGGTCGATCGTCGTGCCGCACGCCGCCAGCTCTCCCCGTCCGCGCCCCGTCGTCCTGCTGATCCTCGATGGCTGGGGGCACCGCGACGATCCGCGCGACAACGCCCTGGCGCTCGCCGACATCCCCAACTGGCGCCGTCTGCTGGCCGAGCATCCGTCCACGCTGATCCACACCGAGGGCCGCCACGTCGGCCTGCCGGACGGGCAGATGGGCAACTCCGAAGTCGGCCACATGAACATCGGCGCCGGCCGCATCGTCTACCAGGACCTGACCCGCATCGACGCGGCGATCGAGGACGGCAGCTTCTTCGACAACGCCGAACTGCTGGCCGCCTGCGATGCGGTGCGCGGCAACGGCGGCACGCTGCACGTCATGGGCCTGCTGTCGCCCGGCGGCGTGCACAGCCACGAAGCGCATCTGGCGGCGATGCTCGACCTCGCCGCGAAGCGCGGCGTCGCCCGCGTCGCCGTGCATGCGTTCACCGACGGCCGCGACATGCCGCCGCGTTCGGCCGAACCCAGCCTGCGCGCGCTGCAGGACCGCTGCGCCGCGCTCGGCAATGCGCACGTCGCCAGCGTGTCCGGCCGTTACTACGCGATGGACCGCGACAATCGCTGGGAGCGCGTGCGCCTGGCCTGGGACGCGATCGTCGACGCGACGTCGCCGCACCACACGCCCGATGCGGTCGCCGCACTGCAGGCCGCGTATGCGCGCGACGAGAACGACGAATTCGTGCTGCCGACCGTCATCGACGGTGCCGCGCCGATGGCCGACGGCGACGCGGTCGTCTTCATGAACTTCCGCGCCGACCGCGCGCGTCAGCTGACGGCCGCCTTCGTCGATCCCGCATTCGCCGGATTCGAGGCACGTCGTCCCCAGCTCGCGCGTTTCGTCTGCCTGACCGAGTACGACGCGCGCCTGCCGGCGCCGCTCGCATTCGCGCCCGACAGCCTGCCGAACACGCTGGGCGAAGTGCTCGGCGCGAACGGCATGACCCAATTGCGCATCGCCGAGACCGAGAAGTACGCGCACGTGACGTTCTTCATGAGCGGCGGCCGCGAGGATCCCTATCCGGGCGAGGACCGCATCCTGGTGCCGAGCCCCAAGGTCGCGACCTACGACCTGCAGCCGGAGATGAGCGCGCCCGAAGTCTGCGCCAAGCTCGTGCAGGCCGTCCGCGACCAGCGCTTCGACGTGGTGATCTGCAACTTCGCCAATCCCGACATGGTGGGTCACACCGGCGTGCTGGCAGCGGCGATCAAGGCGGTGGAAACGGTGGACACCGCGGTCGGTGAAATCGTCGCGGCCGTGCGTGAGCAGGGTGGTGAACTGCTGGTCACCGCCGATCACGGCAACGTCGAAATGATGCGCGACCCGGAAACCGGCGAGCCGCACACCTCGCACACCGTCGGCCCGGTGGATCTGATCTACGTCGGCAGTCGTGACGTGCCGCTGCGCGGCGGCGGTGCACTGCGTGATCTCGCGCCGACGATCCTCGATCTGATCGGCGTCGAACAACCGGCCGAAATGACCGGCCGCAGCCTGCTGCAGGCCGCCGGCTGAACATGTCCCGCGGCCGCGCGCTGCTGCTGGTCGCGCTGCTCGTTGCGGCGCTGCCCGTGCTCGACGCCGCAGGGCAGAACAGCCGCGAGACCGAGCGCCGCCTCGAGCGCGTGCGCAAGGAACTGCGCGATGTCGCCGCCGAGCGCCGTCGACTCGAAGGCCAGCGCGGCGAAGCGGCGCGCGATCTGCGCGCGGCCGACGAACAGGTCTCGACATCCGCGCGCGCGTTGCGCGACACACGCATCAAGCTCGCCGAAGAACAGATCGCGCTGGAGAAACTGCAGGCACGCCGGGTCGAACTCGAATCCACGGTAGAGACGCGCCGCGAAGAACTCGCCGCGCTGGTGCGCGCCGCCTACACCGTCGGCGACGAAGCCGCGCTGAAGCTGATGCTCGCGCAGGATCGCGTCGCCGATGCCGGACGCCTGCTGACCTATCACCGCTATCTGCAGCAGCAACGCAGCACGCGCATCTCCGAACTGCGCGCGGAAATGGCAGAACTCGACGGCATCGAAGCCGCGATCCAGGACCGCCGCGCGGGACTCGAAGCCGCGCAGGTCGAGCAACGCGCGCAGCTGGCCAAGGTCGAGAGCGATCGCAGCCAGCGCGCCGAAGCGGTCAAGGGCATCGAATCGCGCTTCAGCGATCGCAGCGCCCGCGAAAAAGCACTCGGTCGCGATGCCCGCTCGCTGGAACGCGTGCTCACCCAACTGCGCGAAGCCGCGCGCCGCGCCGAGGCCGAACGCCGCGCCGCAGCCGCCGCTGCGCGCGAACGCGAAGCGCGCGAAGCCCGTGAAGCGACCGCGGCAGGCCGTCCGCGTCCACCACCGCGTCCGCCGACCCAGGTAGCCCGCACGACCGCACCGCAGGTCGGCGGCCTCGGCTGGCCGGTCAGCGGCAGCCTGCTCACCGCCTACGGCGGCAAGTTGCCCGACGGCCGCAGCAGCACCGGCATTCTGATCGGCGCGCCTGCAGGCACCGCGGTGAAAGCCGTTGCCGACGGCACGGTGGTCTTCGCCGAATGGATGACCGGCTACGGCATGCTGCTGATCGTCGACCACGGCAACGGCTACATGAGCCTCTACGCGCACAACGACGGCCTGCTCAAGAGCGTCGGCAACGCCGTGCGCCGCGGCGACACCGTCTCCAGCGTCGGCAGCTCCGGCGGCCAGGGCCGCAGCGGCCTGTACTTCGAACTGCGCCAGAACGGCACACCGGTGAATCCAACGACGTGGTTGCAGCGGCGCTGAGTGGTGTCGGCTGAGCGCTGCTAGCCGCCTGCCAAAAGCACCCTCACCCCAACCCCTCTCCCAGAGGGAGAGGGGCTAAGACCCCGACGCTCGCACCGTACGAGCCCTATCCCTTTGCGGTGAGGCGGCACGCTGGCGAGCCATTGGCTCGCGTGTCGACGAACGCCCTCGCGTCAGCGCGAGAGCTGGGGCGCGGAACGGGGAGTTGGGGTGAGGGCAGTCGCGCAAGAGGCACCGTCTCTTGGGAGTACGCGGACACACCGCGGCAATCCCCCACGCCCCCATTCCGCCTCCTCCGAGCGAACCCGCCACCCACGCACCGCAACACTGCACCTGGATCCCCCGGAGTCCGGCGCATGCAATACACATCCGCCAAGCTTCAGTTCGCGCGCCACCTCCGCCGCGAATCGACCGACGCCGAACGCTTGCTGTGGTTCCACCTGCGCGACCGGCGCCTCGGGGTGAAGTTCAGACGGCAACAGCCCGTCGGGCCTTTCGTCGTCGACTTTCTGAGTGTCGAAGCCATGCTGATCGTCGAGCTTGATGGCTCGCAGCACGACGATGCCATCGATGCTGGCCGCACACGTTTCCTGGAACGCCGCGGCTATCGCATGCTGCGTTTCTGGAATCACGATGCCCTGGTGCGCACGGAATCCGTGCTCGAAGTCATCCTCGCGAGCGTCGCCCTCACCCCAACCCCTCTCCCGGAGGGAGAGGGGCTCGAGCACAACCCCAAACTGCGTTGAGAGATCCGGCAGCGGGCCACGTGCGAGATCGAGCCCCTCTCCCCCAGGGAGAGGGGTTGGGGTGAGGGAAGCCAATCGCAGTTCACTCATATCGGGCGAGTTCAGCCGTTCGCCAACACGCCGCGCCACCCACCCCACCCGCAGAACTGAACATCCCCGCCCGCCTTTAACGCATTCACACACCCTGCCCGCATAATCGATCGACGCGCGACCGCGCGTTTCGCCCGCCTTTCCCCGGAGTCCTGCATGCGCGTGAGTTCACTGACGCTGGCCCTGTCCCTGCTGTTGTCGCCAGCCGCGTTCGCGCAGACCCCACGCTCAGCCGAAACGCCGGCGCAGGCCCCCGGCGAGGCGTCGGAACCCACGCCGCCCGCGCCGCCCGCAACCGCGCCTTCTGAGACGCCGTCGGCCGCGGACGACACCGAGATCCCCGTGGCCGCCAGCGACGATCCCGGCGCGATGGAGCAGGCTTCCAACCGCGTGCCATTGCAGGAGATCCGCCGCTACGTCGGCGTCTTCAATGCCGTGCGCGAGGCCTACGTCGAGCCGGTCGAAGACAGCAAGCTCATGTCCTCGGCAATCCGTGGCCTGCTGCTCGATCTCGATCCGCACAGCGTGTACATGCAGAAGGAAACCGCCACGGCCTTCGACGAAGGCACCGAGGGCGCGTACGACGGCATCGGCGTCGAAGTGATGTATCTGGGCGACGGCAGCATGCGCGTCATCGCGCCGATCGACGGCACGCCCGCCGCGAAGGCCGGCATCCGCGCGGGCGACGTGATCGTCAGCGTCGACGGCCGCACGCTCACGCCGTCCGACAACGATGGCGCCGGCCCGCTGCGCGGCGCGCCCGGGACGTCGGTCACCGTCGGCGTGCTGCGCGATGGCGAGACCGCACCGCTCGAGATCCGCGTCGATCGCGAAACCATCCGCGTCGTCAGCGTGCGCAGCCGCATGCTCGAGCCGGGCTACGGCTACGTGCGCGTGAGCCAGTTCCAGGTCGAGACCGCCGCCGACTTCGCGCGCAATGTCGGCGAGCTCAAGCAGCAGTCCGGCGGCACGCTGCGCGGTCTGGTGATCGACCTGCGCAGCAATCCCGGCGGCCTGCTGACCTCCGCGGTGCAGATCGCCGACGACCTGCTCGACAGCGGCAAGATCGTCAGCACCCGCGGCCGCATCCCGATCAGCGATGCCGAGTTCAGTGCGACACCGGGCGACCTGCTCGACGGCGCCCCGGTGATCGTGCTCGTCGACGTCGGCTCGGCCAGCGCCTCCGAAGTGCTGGCCGGCGCGTTGCGCGACAACAATCGCGCCCGCGTCATCGGCAGCCGCACCTTCGGCAAGGGCTCGGTACAGACCGTGCTGCCGCTCGACAACGGCGATTCGGTCAAGCTCACCACCGCGCGTTACTACACGCCGAGCGGTCGCTCCATCCAGGCCCGCGGCATCGATCCCGACACGACCCTCCGCCCCGAGGGCGCGGAGACCGCCGACCCCAACGCCCCGCGCGCCGCCACCGTCTACACCGAAGCCAACCTGCCGGGCCACCTGCAGGGCGACGAAGAAGACGGCTCCACCGGCGGCGAAGCCCTGCCCGGCGATGGCCCCATCGACGCTGCACTCGCTGAACTGAAGAAGCCCTGGGTGCCGACCGCCCAGGTCCACGCCGAAGACACACCGCCCGCTGTCGCCCCGGCGACCGCGATGCCTGCGCCTGCTACCGGGCCGACGCCTGCGACGGATACAACGCCGAAAACCACGCCGGCTCCGACATCCGAACCCGTCCCCGCAGCAGAGCCGGCTGAAACACCTGAGACCTCAACGGACCCGTCGACATCCGAGAACCCAACGGATTCCGACGCAACGCCCGAGACCTCCGAGCCCCCACCGCCGACACCCTGATCGGCAACAGGCAACAGGCAACAGGCCACGCCCGAAGGGCGATGGGCCACTGGTAATTGCCAACTGACGCATTCGTCGCCCCGGCGAAAGCCGGGGCCCAGCGACTTGGCTCGCAATGCGCTCCGCACGAGAATTAAAAGGCAATGCGGCTGTTATGCCCGTCGCCCCAGCGCACGCTGGGGTCCATTTTGACGTTGCTCGAAGCGTCAGCCGCCGCAGCCGCCTGAGGCACACATCAAAAACCGCCAACAACGCAGAACCCGGCGCCGCTAAGCCAACGTCGCTACCGTCGCCCCGGCGCAAATAGGGCCTAGCGACTCCGCTTCGAGCAACAAGCGCGCGAACTAACTCCCCCGCGCCACCACCCACCACCCCAACCCCGCCAGCAACACCCCGAGCACCACGCTCGCGATCACGTACACCGCCGCCATCGCCACATCCCCACGGCGCAGCAACGCCAGCGTTTCCAACCCGAACGCCGAGAACGTCGTGAATCCGCCCATGACGCCGACGATCAACATCGCCCGCACGTCCGGCGTGAACCAGCCATGCCGCGCGATCCCGCCCGCCAGCAGCCCAGCGACCAGGCACCCCAGCAGGTTCACAACGAACGTCCCCACCGGAAACCGCGGCGGCGCCTCCGCGGTCGCGCCCACGAACTGCAGCATCCACACCGACAACTGATACCGGCACACCGACCCGAACGCACCACCCAGCGCGATCAACGCCAACCGGTTCATCGGCCGCGCTCCCCGCGGCATGCGCGCACGCAAAGGCCGGCGACATGCCGCGCCGCAGAAGCAAAAGAGACCGAAAGCATCTGCCGCATCGCGTCCTCGACTGCGGGAAACCCACCGCACGGAACATCGCAGAAATGGTGCGCCTGGAGGGATTCGAACCCCCGACCAATGGCTTCGGAAGCCACTACTCTATCCGGCTGAGCTACAGGCGCGTCGTCCACGCCGAGCCGGAACAACAGGCAGGGCGGTCGCGCATTGTATCGAAACCGTGCACCCGCAGACAGCCCGCTCATTTACGCCAGAACACATCCGTAAGATGGGTAGAGCAAAGCGAAACCCGTCGCACCCGCACACCAGAATCGTCATCACCCGACCCAACGCCCCGAGCCGCATCCCCACGTGAACTGGTCCCGCATCACCCACCTTGGCGACGCCGCCCTCGTGCTTCCGCTACTCGTCGCGGCCATCGTGGGATTGGCCATACAACGCCCAACCCAACGCCGCGCCGCGTTCCAGTGGGCGTTGATCATCACGACCAGCCTTGCGCTCGTCGCCGCCAGCAAGATCGCCTCCTGCGGCTGGGGCACCGGCATCCGCCGTTGGAACCGCACCTGCTTCAGCGGCCATACGGTATCCGCATGGCTCGCGTGGCCGGCGCTGCTGATGCTCATGGCGCCAACGCGTCTACACGCGTTGAGCATGACGTTGCTCATTGCGGGAACGGCCACTGCACTCCTCGGCTGGTCCCGTGTTCCGCTTGGCGCGCACCCGCTCAGTGAGGTCATCGCGCGCACGGTGCTGGGTGGCGTTGCAGCGTGTCTGTGCATGCGGGTGTTGTGTCCGCATGCGTTGGATCGGCGCGGCATCAGCCTGCTGACGGCCGTACTGCTTGTGTTTGGTGTCGCGCAGCGGCATCGACCGTCCTCCCACGAAGCCCTGGTTCGAAGCGGCCGATGCCATGCTTTCCGGCACGGATCGCGCGGTGCAGCGGCGTCACTGGTCAACAGGCCAATAATGAATTTTTGATGCATCTCAATAGATAATAGATCCGTTAGACCGATCTATTTGATATTTAAATAGATCTATGTAGACTTCGTCGCATGGCCCGCCATCTCGAAATCCATCTCGACGGACGCTGGGTGCGAGCAGCCACGCTCGAGCCGTTCGGCGATGGCGTACGGGTCGACTATCTCGACGACTACGTCTTCAGGGATACGCCTGTACCGGTGTCGATGACCCGCCCGGTCGCATTCAGCCCACCGGGACAAGCCGCAAAAGGCACGCCCGCCTTCTTGTTCGATCTCGTACCGCAAGGGCATGGCCGTCAGCTGCTGCTGCAACTGCTCGACCTGCGTGACAGCGACCACCTGCTGCTGCCGCTGATCGAGGCCGGCGCGTTCAGCCCGGTGGGGCAATTGCGCGTCGATACCGCCGTCGCGTTCTACGACGACTATGTGCGCCGCAATCCGCCGCCGCCCGGCGGCTTTACGCTACAGGCGCTGGCAAACCGCGACTTGCACGCCGTTGAGCACTTGGCCACGCATGCGATGTTGACCGCGGGCAGTCCGGGCGTGCAGGGCATCGCCCCGAAGTATCTGCTTGCAGAGGACGCGACGGGCCAGCTGTACGCCGAACTGGCGTTGTCCGACCTGCAGGTCCGCGCGCACTGGCTGGCGAAAGGTCCGCGGAGCCGGAGTGCCGTCGATCAGACCGTTCTACGCAATGAAGCGGCCTATCTCCAGGTCGCCGCCGCATGTGGCCTGCGTGTGTACAGGGCCGAGACCATCCGGCTGGAGGGCGGCTTGCTGCTGATGCCCCGTTTCGACAGGCGCGTCGCACCGGTCGGTGTACAGCGCCTCGCCCAGGAAAGCCTCGCCAGTCTTGCGGGCCTCACCGGCTTTGGGCAGCCGGTCCGTTTGAATACCCTGCTGCGCGCCCTCCGCCGGCACGTGAGCGACCCGCGGACCGAGACCATCGAGTTCCTACAGCGCGACGTCCTCAACCAGGCAATGCGCAATACCGACAACCACGCGCGCAACCATGCCGTGCAGCGGCTGCCCGGCGGCTGCGTTCAATTGACGCCGCTATACGACTTCGCGCCCATGTTCATGGATCCCGAGCTGATTCCGCGCGTGGCCCAGTGGGCAGATGCCGCCGACGTGCGCCTCGACGACTGGGCGCACATTCTGGCGGCGCTGGACCTGCGCGACGACGAGCGGGCACCGGTGACGCGCGCGATGCACGACTTCGCCGCCCGCGTTGCCGCGTTGCCGCTGACGATGCGCGACGCTGGCGTAGACGCTGCGATCATCGAGCAATGCCGCGCCTCGATCGACCGCCAAGCCGATCAGCTTGCACGGCTCATACCCTGATGCCCCGCAACCCGTCCAGACCAGGTCCGGAACAGGCGCGCATCCAGCGCGAAGCCCTCTACGCGGGCCTGGCCGACGGCAGCATCGGCATTGCCGACGGCGTGCGCCGCATGCGTCACATCAGCGGTCTCACCCAGCCGGAATTCGCGCGTCACCGGGGCATCAGTGTGCAGGCCTTGCGACAGATCGAATCGGGGGCCGGCAACCCCACCGCGGCTACACTCGACGCGATCGGCGCCGTGTTCGGGCTGCGCACAGGATTCGTGCCGCGCAACGACCTCACGTAGGCATACCCCCGAGCGGCCGTGTGCCCAGTTGCCCCCGCGCGCCACCGCAGGATAGGTAGCGCACCGCGAAACCCCTCACTGCCATTCCAAGCGCGACGAACACCCTCAGAAGTTCGGATCGCAATGTCAGTGCCAGGGGTTTCGATGATCTCCCGCAGCGAGGGATAGCGCGGCGTCCACCCCAGCTCACGACGGGCCAGTTCGCTCGCCGCCGCCCGCACCGCAGGATCACCCGCGCGCCGCGGCACCATGTCCCACGGCACCTCGCGGCTGACCGTTTCCGCTGCCGCAATCGCTTCACGCACTGAAAATCCCTGGCCGTTGCCCAGATTGAAGGCGTGTGCGCCCGGATGCGATGTCCATGTACGCCAGCGCCTGCCAGTGCGCCTGCGCCATATCTTCTACGTGGACGTAATCGCGCGCAGGTGCCATTCGGCGTCGGCCAGTCGTCACCGAACACCGAGAGTCGGTCGCTCCCAAATGCTGCGCGCAGCACATTCGGAATCACATGCGTCTCGCGCGTATGCGCCTCACCGATGTCCTCATCCGCGCTCGCCCCGGCCGCGTTGAAATAACGCAGGCAGGCCGGGCTGAAACGCCCGCCCACCAAGCGCTGGTTTCAGAAGATCGGCACGTTGCGCAATGGCCCAGAGATTCTTAGGACGCAGCCGAACAGCCGAAGCCCTTGATGGCGCGCCATAAACTTCGGATGACCACACCATCGCCAGACATTGTCCTGACCGAGCAAAACGTTGCCGCGGGAGCAGACGTTTCGCGTCTGCTCCCGCGACGGCCTTGTCAGTGCAGGCTTGCCGTCTGGCGCGCCCCTACGTTCAATCGCAGCAGTTCCCTCGCCAATCCCGTGCCATACACAACGCGGGCTTCACGCACGACGTTCGAGGGCGCCACGGGAGGGTCCAGGCGCTGCGCCTCCACCTGCAGCATCAGCGTGTACAGGGCCTCCGCGCTATCGAAAATCGCATGTCCAACCATCGCCAGCGTTCCGCTTGCGAAATCAGCATCTGGGCTGGCCGACGTGACGTCGCCATGCGCGCGGATCATCTCGATCAGCCGATTGATCGCGTCCACCTGCGCTAGCGTCATGCCGAACCTGAAGTCTCCGCCTGCATGCGCCTGCGGCCCACGCTCGCCTTCGTCGTCGTCGTCGTCGTCGTCATCGTCATCGTCATCGTCATCGTCATCGTCAGCGTCGTCGTCAGCGTCGTCGTCTTCCGTATCCTGCACGTCGACGGTGGCCGTGCCTGCAACAGGCTTCGGCTTTCGCGCCTCGCGCTGTGCCGGAAATGTCACCTCGTCCAGCACCAGTTCCACCTGTTCGGCCAGCAGCTCCAGGCAGATCGCCACCTCGCCCGCACGGATATCGGGCATGAACTCGTTGTCCTCATTGGCCGTGCGCGGCTGCGCAATGTGCGACAGAAACTCCACGTACTCGCGCAGTTTCTTCAGCCGGAACTGGCTGTCCTCGGGCAGGAAGTAGCCCACCGTGCTCTGATCATTCAAACCGAACGTCGTCATTGCCGTCTCCTCATTCCATGAAGTGCCCGGCCACCACAACGGTGGACGGGAAGTCGGGAGGTTAGAAACCGCTGCAAGCCGGCGGGCGTATTTCCCCGAAGGGTGTTGTATTAGCCGCCCTCCCGACGCAGGCATCACGTCGGTCCATGCCCGCAGGTGCACGGGCACAAAAAACCCACCAGATTGACGGAGGTGGGGACCGCTTGCAGAGGAGTTTCTACGCTCCTTGGGACCGAGTCTGCAAAGTTCGGGCGGCGAGGTCAAGCAGCCAGGTTGCGCGTCTGTGCGTAGGGAAACTCTTGGGGACGCGGAGTACTACAACGCTTGAACAAACGCGCTCCAGCTAAGAGGTGGTCCCGGCGCCGCACCGAATGCGAGGCTTCCAGGCCGCACCACTCGTACAGGGTGTCCTCGGTCTCGGCCGTCCAGCGTTCTCTGGCCATGGCACTGCGAGCCAATCGGCACCCGATGCGAAGCTTTCGAAGCGAAGCGTGCTCGTAGGCTGACCATCCGCCTCCATCCGTTGATGCAAGCCGGATAAGAATTAACCAACGTTCTGCTGGAACGGAATGCCGGTCCAGGCCCGGCTAGGCGCCAGGTGGCGACGCAGGCGCCACCTTTCGGCCGCTCAGGCGTGCGAGCCGACGCATCACGTGCAGCACGCGTTCCCGGCGGGCGGTGAGGAGGTACCACGCAAGGCACATCAACACGTACGCGAGCAGAAGGACCGGATGCGGCACGTCGGCGCGCATCGCACTGCCCGCAGCCAGGCCGCACAACAGGCTGAAGACCACCAGCACGAACACCACCTGCGTGTGGCCGAAGCCCGCTTCCAGCATCAGATGGTGAATGTGGTTGCGGTCGGCATGGAAAGGGGATTTGCGTGCGGACACACGGCGCAGCATCACCACCAGCGTGTCCATCACCGGCACGGGCACAAGCCATAGCGCGAGCACCGGATTCACCGGATGCCCCGGGTTCTGGGTCAACCGGAATGCGAACCACGCGATCACCAGACCGAGGAACGCACTACCGGCATTGCCCATGAACAGCGACGCGCGCTTGCGCCAGGGCAGCCGCAGGTTGAACGCCAGAAACGCGGCAATCGCGCCCATCAGAATCATCATCCGGTCGGCGATCAGCGCGTTGCCCGCATACAGCGCCGCAGCGGCAAGCATCAGAAGCGCAGCCCAGACCAGGCTACCCGCAAGCCCGTCGACGCCATCCACCATATTGATGGCATTGATCAAGCCCACCGTCGCGAAGACGGTGAAAGGGACCGAGAGCATGCCCAGCGACATCGACGACAGCCCCACCGCGGGGCCCAGCTGTTCAACCCGCACATCGCCCACATAGACCATGACGAGCGCGGCGCTGACCTGCGCCAGTACGCGCCAGGTCCACCGCACGTCGAACAAATCGTCCAGAACCCCGATGACCAGCAGGATCACCGCGGCGCCCAGAAAG from the Luteimonas fraxinea genome contains:
- a CDS encoding helix-turn-helix domain-containing protein, producing the protein MPRNPSRPGPEQARIQREALYAGLADGSIGIADGVRRMRHISGLTQPEFARHRGISVQALRQIESGAGNPTAATLDAIGAVFGLRTGFVPRNDLT
- a CDS encoding XAC0095 family protein → MTTFGLNDQSTVGYFLPEDSQFRLKKLREYVEFLSHIAQPRTANEDNEFMPDIRAGEVAICLELLAEQVELVLDEVTFPAQREARKPKPVAGTATVDVQDTEDDDADDDADDDDDDDDDDDDDDDDDEGERGPQAHAGGDFRFGMTLAQVDAINRLIEMIRAHGDVTSASPDADFASGTLAMVGHAIFDSAEALYTLMLQVEAQRLDPPVAPSNVVREARVVYGTGLARELLRLNVGARQTASLH
- a CDS encoding MraY family glycosyltransferase, with the protein product MIEILTHLDWASALFALALTWLTLWLCTPLARRLNLLDHPQGRKDHEVATPVTGGLAMVIGVVVAGLVFVPEIGDGFVGFLGAAVILLVIGVLDDLFDVRWTWRVLAQVSAALVMVYVGDVRVEQLGPAVGLSSMSLGMLSVPFTVFATVGLINAINMVDGVDGLAGSLVWAALLMLAAAALYAGNALIADRMMILMGAIAAFLAFNLRLPWRKRASLFMGNAGSAFLGLVIAWFAFRLTQNPGHPVNPVLALWLVPVPVMDTLVVMLRRVSARKSPFHADRNHIHHLMLEAGFGHTQVVFVLVVFSLLCGLAAGSAMRADVPHPVLLLAYVLMCLAWYLLTARRERVLHVMRRLARLSGRKVAPASPPGA